aaaTCATATTCTTTTTTCTTGATTCTTATCattaaaatctaattaaaaGTGTATTGTTAAGAACTGCAGTTGCTATATACATTATATTAGTCCAATGACTCCAATCTCTACACACAACTCATATATCCTTGTCTCATGAGGATAATAAGCATTTGTATATCTAAATGCTTTTCATGATCAGTTGTGACAAAAACACTAGTTTCAAAAatcttgcacaatttacaaCTGAGTTCTAGCTTTAAAGTCTTTGACAAGTCCACAAAGCTGAAATAATTCTTTAACCAATTAATACACGAGAAAACCCTCAAAATTTCCAATCAGTTTATCACTCACAACATCTATACTGTATGTAGCCTTTAGCAAGCAAGTTAATGTATCTTATTCAGAACAATAAAGAAGTTTCCAGATGTTTACAGCCAAATAAACAGAActtgaaatgaaaagaaaaggGAACTGTTCCAGATGATAAAATAAAGGATTAGTTTAAATTATTCTATCTAAGTATACATAGAACTGGCATGCAAATTCCTCCACCGTCTCTGCTGGTACAACACCCTCCAAAGCCTCTGATCTCATAATCCCTTCTGAGTGAACTGACAACAACAACCAGTTACCAACATCTTATTTCTCAAAATCCAATACATTCTGAATTTATATTACTGTACAATATTTCCCTGCTTCAGTTTTACAACAATGACTTCATGTTAATTTATTCACATAgttcttaaaattaaatgttatatCAATATTGAATTGCATcacattttataaaactttatatttactcaaacccatgttttttttttatagtataccagtataaacatacatgtattttttttatctttgtcaattgaaaatttatttttttggctgaaatgtttaaaattaggTGGACAACTGAACAGTTTGCTTTAAATTAGTATAGGTATTATagtagtgtagatttttttaattgataaaacttaTGAGTATTGAACAATGcaagaattaaaagaaaaaaaacacaagtGCAAAATAAATCATACCTATAAAGAACAAACATTTCATACTTCAAAATAGTGTTTTAGATAAAGctatcaaaatttcaaagtaaataaaatatttcacacATGGGAAGTAATTaacattatgaaataaataaaatagatacattTTTTGTTGAGTATATCTGCAAGTTTAatctcatttatttttaaataaattgactTGGTTTCATCATGCAAAACTACACTTTATCATACTTGCCATAAATTCTTTTgaaaactattatttaaaatgaaaatctagaaaacacaaaaaaagtTAGAGACTAGATTTCTGAAGACATGCTCATTATACTGGTAATCATATTGATCATACTGGATTTGATTTCCTAAAGAATGTTAATCAGCATTATATTTCAACTTGCTTAAGGTGCAATGACTACATTATCAGTAACAGCTGTGCATTTGTTATTTCACTTCTGTAAAGTAATCAGACCCAGCTAAAATAACTATCAAcgattaaaagtaaataaactgACATACAATCTATTCAATTTGACTTCTGTTCTAGCtttaaacaaactgttcttTCATTGATTATGATAAGAATCATTTACCAAATGAAAATAGaataattgaaattaataatattacataaatggATAATTTACCATAGCTTACTATCCTatgaaggttttttttcaaaataataagaAGCAATAAGCTAGCTTTAAAATGTTGTCCTTGTGAAGAAAATTTCTGAGTGGAAGctatatttaacttttaaaaatttaaaaaaaacccagcaattTAATTAGAATCCTGATATTTTCCTCCAATATTAATTTATGTACAAATGGCTTTCATTCTGCTTTTactttatattcattaataCTTTTTACATGTTAATGTTAAAGTTTTCCCTGACAAATATGGCATCAATTATCTGCTATTAACGCTCGATAgtttcttgtaaatataaaatacatcaaTGTTATctctttattaattaatataaagttTCTGTACATGTCCATTTATCAAATGGTTCACATGGTGCTACAGGGCATATTGTTTTCATAATACAAGGGAGTGATGCATACAAATAAACAAGCTTTTATATGGATGAGGATAACTCAATACAAGTTAAGGTAACTAAAGGGGGtaattttctaaattaaaaaataataatcctGAAAACAAGTGAAAGGAACAAGATGATGGAAGTCATCAAAGAAATCCCTTGTTCTGCTGTGGAATGATACAACTGTAACCTAGCTACAAATGTCAAAGCACAAGAAACAAAGCAAAGTTTGTTTAAGAATATTTATAACAAATCCCATTCAATACAATAATGAGGGaaacaaggaaaaaaaaacaagttgtgTGACTGACCACCTTTGTATGGAGAGGATTGACGTTAGTAATTTACTGTAAAAATCCTGAAAAGTGTGTTTGTTGACATGAATGTTCTACATATAACACAGTCACACACTGAAACAATATACATGGGTTACTGTGTCAGGACAACCTGACAGTGTAGAGAAAGAGACAATACTGTATGGACTAAATTGAAATTCTATGATTTATTATCATACATTCAAGCTGTACTCGTTAGGCTTTAATAAGACTGAGGAAAGGTTAGGACAATACCACCAAAGAAGAAGGAACTGGATCAGTTTTTCATTGTGATGAAGCttattcataaaagcatttgggtGTGTTCATcaattatcattacatgtaaattactcTTTAATGTATATAAGCACATAGCATTGGGTATCTtaaaattacatacatgtatatcataactTTATTCTTCATAAATGACTTTCCAATAAATTactttacaaacaaaatcaatacaaatgtatggattttccttaaaaattaaatattaatttagttTTACAAACAGATTACTCACTAATATCAaaattcagaagaaaaaaaGCTAATAAGGGTGGTATTGTCCTTGTAATGCTAAACGTACATACCTGGCGCATGTCTGCAGGTGGTTGGAAAGGTTTCTGACCAAATCTGCCTGGCTGACCACGGGAGGCTCCATCATTGTTGTACCTGAATCATTAACACTTGGTCTATACTCTTACTAATTCACCTGGGGTTAACAATGcttcattatttaaacaattattaatcatatatttttttataatttgattattgGGTAtggataacattaaaaaaaaaatcttaaaaaaataacgataaaaGGTAAAATTTAGTGGAAGCTTTCTTGTAAAAAAGGAAATTCAAGATTAAAGTAtaacaagggcaccgcaaagCGGAGCATCTCCTCGCGACATGACTTTTTGTAGggggaaatgcattatttaggaaaatacatgtaaacttttcagatcaaaatttatcagatcaaaataaatatgacacaagtATTTCTAAAAACTACTTTGAATTTATAATATCTATTTTATCCTAATCCCCAAGCTTTGTGGTGTATAAATTAGGGAAGAGGGGGGTTACATGTATGTGGTTGCACAGTTTTCCTATTCCTAGCAGAAACTCAACTCATGTACACATAttctttaaagttaaataatttagattcattaagtgacatttatttttatgtaaacatacataaacGATCCGTATATAATATGAAACGTAGCTGAATATTTAGCGATCTGTAGTCTGCTCTGAAGGACAATTCTAGTTCCATGTGGTATGTCAACCCATTGTAGGAGATATGCAgctattattaatatgaaacaatctTCGCGTGATAAATGTGCAATAGCTGTCAAAGTCTGCTCTGAATTTTTGACTACCGGTAGTTCTATTGTAAGTAATACGGGAAAATGTGTCCAAAAGTCAACTGCTTGTTTTGATGTCAATTGGATGACTTTAATTTCTTGCCCGCTTCAACTTTTACCTATGGGCAATCTTTTAACCCTCCAATACTACAAAacgtttggtttttttttttttacctttaatagATTGAAATCCTAAAAATATCAAGATGTTGATTTGAACTACATGCGGTAGCGATTTACTtaaagtcgtacataaaattaccgaaaatgtatattgtcaagtcgtacataaaattcatgttttaacttCCCTTTTTtacgataatttaaaaaatattgaatcaacTGACTTGGAAATCTATAGGATTTGTCCTTTTACCATGCCAAAGAAGTGTACAAAGtttgatgaatattcattagagggttttcttggaattttgctaaagagctgacaaaggacacacacacatacatacgcACAGCAGCGCTGCTATATCCCCCTCACAACAAGTTGTGCGAGGGGATAATAATTTTGGCAAGCTATTAGATTTCATCATAACATAGTTTTAATCACATCCCATCACAATATTACCTATTGTTAAGtgtttcatgaaaaaatatttatcattatacaaAATTACTTGTCAAATATTTCAAACCTTTCAACAAGTGCTTGAACATCCCTCTTTTGTAGTTCCACATACTCAATGCTGTCAAACAACGGATCGTTATCATCAGGTAGTTTGAAGTTGGACTTCATTTCTAATACTGCAGACTCTGGTACAAACTTTCctaaaaaatttcattagttatataattttaatcaaaatctaATCAACAATGGAAATGAAAagttaaggtacttcactacacctagacttatactttttaagacactacgtcagaagatggtgatttaaatgttttgttaaactgtttgtatcaatcaattcagatgtatatcgtcatagctcagtggttaaagtatcaggcttgtgaaccgcagataatgagttcgaatccacctgtggcttttgttcatgtttactgaatgaaattttaaaaatatcatttttatccaaaattgcacattttttttgcctatttgacatatatacttctaGTCCATCATGATcactatcataatcaagtaattttctgctgatttgagacaCTATTTgaaggtgtagtgaagtaccttaagcaTCATGATTCCCTAACACTCCTACTTTCCCACTCATTAACACACAAGTGTATTAATTCATCCCCTCAAACTTCAGAATCAGGTGATAACAAACTGTCCCTCAAAATGAATTCTACTTAACCTTAAATCAAGACATACCATACAggaaataaagtacatgtaaaataattaaaactttgcATGTGTTGGATGGTAatttcattgtacatgtatatagtacaaACCATCTTCAGCTGTACGCTTTTCAGCTCTCCTTGTCAATTCTGAATCTTCTGGCTGTAGTATCATGGCACGCCGAAAAAATCCAgaaaaatttttcattttcctttttcttgCAGATGGGTACACATTGGTTTGATCCAGTATGTagtttctatttttgtttttagctgTTTAAAAGTTAATTGCAATGGTTATATTTAACTTCAAATGTCTTAAACatcaaaaaaattctgaaattttcagattttctaATGAACATTACCAATTTCGAACAACTTGTTGAGGGCTTTTGTGGCTTTGTCTATAAGGACTTCCCATCTGCCATTGTAATTATTTTTGCGGGGCAGTCCCATCACCTTCATTTTGTCTATCAGTGTGTCTGTTCCTATAATGTTGTATCTCTTTTCAGGGTAACTCCTCTTCATGTTTTCTGCCAGAGTTGTTTTCCCAGCACCGGGTAATCCAATGATCATGATCATCTACAATCCACAAGCACAAGTTATTCAGAACTTACTAAATAATgagatatatataaaaaataaaaagctttAATCTTTAATATAATGCACTGTATTAATTCATTAATACAATTAATTCAATGTGCAATcttaaagtaaatatatatgtgttaGAAACTTACTTCACATTCATTCTTTTTCTCTGGAGCATCCATGCTTTTAATCTTTTCAGGAACCTGTTGTACATAGTTGTAGCCTTGTGGAGGGGGATACCATGTACCTTCTTGACCAAGGTTCATACGGAATCTAGGTTACAGAATAAAGCAGGGATATACAGGTATAAGTATTGCAAACATTACCAACAAACAAATATCATTGAAAACAGAAATTTACTTAATGATACTAAGAAAGGTTACAAATACCTGGAATTTTTTGTAAGTATGTGTGGAAACAGGGCCTTTTCCTTAATGCCAGGTGTGAATCCATGCAGAGTATGGGCTATTCCCAGCCACTGACCATTTTTCATGTATGATATCGTAGGAGGCTGTGTGTCCATGTCTAGTAAAGCCCCGATCACATCACCTTGTCCAAACTTCTCACCATAATTTCCAAACTTGCAGTTCTGAGAGAATCTTCCTGTACCCCCATATCCATAAGAGTATGGCTCCTCTCCTAGAGAATTGTGATAGacatatttatcaaaatcaacGAATAATCTTTCAAAATCGCTAACTGAACTTCAATTGTGTTTCGTTGAAGTATCCCTATACAAGTGTGCACTAGACAtcttgtacatgtgtatacctAGTTGGAGAGAACACTCTTCTAGAGACCAGCCCACTCGAATGATGTGAGGATCTTTCTCCTGATGGTCAGTGCCAAAGTCTGTCTGTTGATGCTCTGTCACTTGTATCTCGTAGTACGCCTAAAATTCACACGTtatatcatgataaaatttAGGTTAAgtaattctttttaaacttgtggtcaatttttttgtaagccaaaatattgaaaatacaatGCCAATCACTAAATCATCAAATAATACAGAACATGTATTTCATGTAGGCCACTGCACATGTAGAAAGCAACCAACTAACCTTTCCCCTATAAACTCCATGGGTTGCTTTTACTCCTGCCCAACAAAAACAGAATGCAGATGGCTCAGATAAAGGACGGGCACCATATCTATAATgagttgaaaaagaaaattaaattaaaaaattcaaatttttcaattatcttgaacatacataaaatttagATCACACATAAGTCTGAATAATCTGTGTCAGTTACAGGCTTTCATTGTTGTTGAATTGCTTCCCAAATGCTCACAATATAGTAGAAAATAATTGAAAGAGTTGCTCCAAAACAATcgtcatgttttttttacattttaaatgaagtTTACTCTATACTAAGTAAGATTATAAAATCCCCTAATTTTCCAAGAACTCATCAATATTTATGACACACTCAATACACATTCTGGTAATATTTTCTCCCTTAATATTTTTCTGCCATATTTATAACACCATTTTGTAAAACTTCATGTTGTTTTCAAAGGTTAATCATTTCTGTTGCTCGTATTCATGCTATTTTAGAGTTAGGATTAAATAACAAATAGCATGTCCACACTGTCGGTAAACAGGGTGGATTACATAgttaaacttgatctgtagtatATTATCATTTGAACGGTAGATCAAAAATCTTCTAAATAACGTACCCGTCATCATCCAGCACTAGATGAAGATCACTGTTGTAGTCATCCAACATTACAATGGACTTCTCAGAAGCCTCTTCTACATGTTGCACCATTTCACTCATACCATACATACTTGCCAAACTGTAATGATTTCAAGATTTGGAATCCTAATTGAAACAATCCTAATTCAGGATACTACATATATATTCTCAAAATACTTAATCAACAACcacatttcacaaaaaatcaGAGACATATGAAATTCAAATTGTGAATTAATTTTACCTTGCTGCCCGGCCTCCATCAGCATATGCTAGTTTCAATGCAGCGTTAGGGTCTAGTTGTAACATCTGTGGTTGAGGAGTAAGACCCTGACCTGCTGATGTCAAGGACAAAGCTTGTAAGCCGCCGTGAGTTGGTGTAGCAGCGAACCTTTGAGCTGCTGCTGCCGCCAAAGGTAAACCGGGTAAGAATGCTGAGTGACCCAGGGCTGTCCCTCCCCCTAAAGCTGCCTGGCCATACATACTCTGACTTAATGCTGCCTGTCCTAGAGCAGCCTGGCTGAATGCCCCATGTCCAAGAGCACCTTGGCCTAAGGCTGTCTGTCCTAATGCAGTCTGTCCTAATGCAGTTTGTCCTAGAGCAGTCTGTCCTAGTGCAGTCTGTCCTAGGGTTTGTCCCATAGCTGCCTGTGCTACCAGTGCTGGACTGACTCCTGTCTGACCCATGGGACTCTGACTGATGAGACCTGCCTGGCTTAAAGCAGTCTGTCCTAGAGCTGCTTGGCTTACCATTGCCGCCTGGCCCAATGCCGCCTGACTCAGTCCTGCTTGTCCTAAGGCAGTCTGACCCCTCTGGGGCTGCACACCTTGTGGTAACCGCACAGCCATCATGTATGGTTGGGGAACCATCATAGGAACTAATCCAGCTGGATACTGATTCATATTTATTCCCagctacaaaataaatatatataagttttatttcaagTAACACAAAATGACCTTTCATTCAATAATGGTAAGTTGAAATTGATAAAGGTGAAATGTGCTTTATGAAATAAGATTAAACAACTTCTATTCTATATAGAATTGCTGTGCAATTAGTAATTAGTAAATATTATAACTCCATAAGAATCACAAGTTCATTGGTGGTTGCTTAACACATCATTCCAACTATTCATTTAACCGTCAATcttttatcaatgtttaaacAATGTCTATTTACATGCAGTGGTTTGTATTTGTAGAGAGGTTAAGCATTAGAATGTGTATGTGTACTAAAACTAGACTAAAGGAATCCTCTAATCTTATACACATTACATCATTGAGGGTGAAGCACTCTCACTGGCCCTAAGCATCAGTGACAGTGAAGCTCTCCCTCaagataatgataaaaaatataattatgggtgaataatgacatttttttctttttttataaaaaactaTACCCTGTAAACTTGAAATCTTCAGTAAAAAATCACAGAATCTGACACTCTCCTTTAGCTTGGATATATCCAATGTCAAAACTTAATGTATGAAATATGACACCATTATTGTAGGTCGAACATGTGATGTTAAGTTTAACTTTGGCTTAACGGTGTGTTTTGGGTAGGCAGGTGGATCCGGGTAACCCGAAATTACCAAATGACAG
This portion of the Magallana gigas chromosome 7, xbMagGiga1.1, whole genome shotgun sequence genome encodes:
- the LOC105331515 gene encoding uncharacterized protein, with the protein product MNQYPAGLVPMMVPQPYMMAVRLPQGVQPQRGQTALGQAGLSQAALGQAAMVSQAALGQTALSQAGLISQSPMGQTGVSPALVAQAAMGQTLGQTALGQTALGQTALGQTALGQTALGQGALGHGAFSQAALGQAALSQSMYGQAALGGGTALGHSAFLPGLPLAAAAAQRFAATPTHGGLQALSLTSAGQGLTPQPQMLQLDPNAALKLAYADGGRAASLASMYGMSEMVQHVEEASEKSIVMLDDYNSDLHLVLDDDGYGARPLSEPSAFCFCWAGVKATHGVYRGKAYYEIQVTEHQQTDFGTDHQEKDPHIIRVGWSLEECSLQLGEEPYSYGYGGTGRFSQNCKFGNYGEKFGQGDVIGALLDMDTQPPTISYMKNGQWLGIAHTLHGFTPGIKEKALFPHILTKNSRFRMNLGQEGTWYPPPQGYNYVQQVPEKIKSMDAPEKKNECEMIMIIGLPGAGKTTLAENMKRSYPEKRYNIIGTDTLIDKMKVMGLPRKNNYNGRWEVLIDKATKALNKLFEIAKNKNRNYILDQTNVYPSARKRKMKNFSGFFRRAMILQPEDSELTRRAEKRTAEDGKFVPESAVLEMKSNFKLPDDNDPLFDSIEYVELQKRDVQALVERYNNDGASRGQPGRFGQKPFQPPADMRQGGSYTNQASNAPPLPQTQYGDRFQQSAYIQGQDYGQQGRTREYERQGKHASSGGRESEPQEKRGRYENSGSSSALDLLKQEYEDDEPSQPPMAAFVQGKEIKQEPQWPRAAAPFAIDPQQLNAQSLLGLPPGHLLAGQPVAFGGSNLQLIGPAGLAGAAERAAVIPGYGQAFAHAAASQPELVKGLQEKRNLAEAALRAEAANALLAQQTAASHAHLAETLKNWQNQNQQQSNSRPSSRGGYSDQQGRGRPHSNPSHGAGFGRSNDQFSFNQNQSARDHGRPGSADQRDSYGRGKNGNSGNRSNYGQDSNQNQYNNSDYDKNSDSSQNNDKPRRERKRPSKWDNPEDTNATAAAESGVSQEVMAKVQAIQQSIQRQHEQQESQASEGGPSGGPSDEGNKQDNWHENQDNNQFPGNFMGPMGPRMDGGGFLPQRGGFGGRPPRPMMGRGGPPGQRPPPPFRPPGLMGDRFPRPDGFPPRPDGFGGPRFGGRGPPPDQRFGGPGRGGPPGPPPGGPPGPPPPGGPPPGPPFRPRGPPDQGGMRGGRPPFGGRGPPPFGGRGGGMQMRPRGGPPGGRWPRP